In Candidatus Eisenbacteria bacterium, the following are encoded in one genomic region:
- a CDS encoding type III pantothenate kinase, whose product RGRVAGRTHGAVIGSVVPAQTTLYAEATRRLTGAEPLLVTAKTTARVKIEYRDPDSVGADRIANAVAALERYGAPAIVVDFGTATTFDVLLKGRRYAGGVIAPGILTGAEHLVRRAARLGAFELKPPDRVVGKSTEESLQSGVFYGAVGEVDSIVRRISEEERIQPKVIATGGLAAAVASHSSTIQEVDPDLTLYGLRLIFERHGRP is encoded by the coding sequence CGGGGGCGTGTCGCCGGCCGCACACATGGCGCCGTGATCGGCTCCGTGGTCCCCGCGCAGACGACCCTCTACGCCGAGGCCACGCGCCGGCTCACGGGCGCGGAGCCTCTCCTCGTGACGGCCAAGACCACCGCGCGCGTGAAGATCGAGTACCGCGACCCCGACTCCGTCGGCGCCGACCGGATCGCCAACGCGGTGGCCGCGCTCGAGCGCTACGGCGCTCCCGCCATCGTGGTCGACTTCGGCACCGCCACCACCTTCGATGTGCTCCTGAAGGGTCGCCGCTATGCGGGCGGCGTGATCGCGCCCGGGATCCTGACGGGAGCGGAACATCTCGTTCGACGAGCCGCGCGCCTCGGCGCCTTCGAGCTGAAGCCTCCGGATCGGGTGGTCGGGAAGAGCACGGAAGAGAGCCTCCAGTCGGGGGTCTTCTATGGCGCGGTCGGGGAGGTGGACTCGATCGTCAGGCGGATTTCGGAGGAGGAGAGGATCCAGCCCAAGGTGATCGCCACGGGCGGACTCGCCGCGGCGGTCGCGTCCCACTCGAGCACGATCCAGGAAGTCGATCCGGACCTCACCCTGTACGGGCTACGGCTCATCTTCGAGCGGCACGGCAGGCCATGA